A window of Streptomyces caniferus contains these coding sequences:
- a CDS encoding ABC transporter ATP-binding protein: MTTLTKTEGTAVPSGSDPFLSVRDLHVRFSTEDGIVKAVDGLSFDLERGQTLGIVGESGSGKSVTNLAILGLHNPKATEIGGEIHLEGQELTGAKEKTLEKLRGNKMAMIFQDALTALSPYYTVGRQIAEPFMKHTGASKREGRQRAIEMLTKVGIPQPTLRVDDYPHQFSGGMRQRAMIAMALVCNPQLLIADEPTTALDVTVQAQILDLLKDLQQEFGSAIILITHDLGVVANTADDVLVMYGGRAVERGTVKEILTQPRHPYTWGLLSSMPRLSSDVSEALHPIPGTPPSLLNPPSGCAFHPRCGFVQEVGGARCTTERPTLELGRAAACHLSAEQKQTLFTEQIKPRLG; this comes from the coding sequence TCGTGACCTGCATGTGCGGTTCTCCACCGAGGACGGCATCGTCAAGGCGGTCGACGGTCTCTCCTTCGATCTGGAACGCGGGCAGACCCTCGGCATCGTGGGCGAGTCGGGCTCCGGCAAGTCGGTGACCAACCTCGCGATCCTGGGGCTGCACAACCCGAAGGCCACCGAGATCGGCGGCGAGATCCACCTGGAAGGCCAGGAGCTGACCGGAGCCAAGGAAAAGACCTTGGAGAAGCTCCGCGGCAACAAGATGGCCATGATCTTCCAGGACGCGCTGACCGCCCTGTCGCCGTACTACACGGTCGGCCGGCAGATCGCCGAGCCGTTCATGAAGCACACCGGCGCGAGCAAGCGCGAGGGCCGGCAGCGCGCCATCGAGATGCTGACCAAGGTCGGTATCCCGCAGCCCACGCTGCGGGTCGACGACTACCCGCACCAGTTCTCCGGCGGTATGCGCCAGCGCGCCATGATCGCCATGGCGCTGGTCTGCAACCCCCAGCTCCTGATCGCCGACGAGCCGACCACCGCCCTGGACGTCACCGTCCAGGCGCAGATCCTCGACCTCCTCAAGGACCTCCAGCAGGAGTTCGGCTCCGCGATCATCCTGATCACCCATGACCTCGGCGTGGTCGCCAACACCGCGGACGACGTGCTGGTGATGTACGGCGGCCGGGCCGTGGAGCGCGGCACCGTCAAGGAGATCCTCACCCAGCCCCGGCACCCGTACACCTGGGGCCTGCTGAGCTCCATGCCGCGGCTCTCCTCGGACGTCAGCGAGGCGCTGCACCCGATCCCCGGTACCCCGCCCAGCCTGCTCAACCCGCCGTCCGGTTGCGCCTTCCACCCGCGCTGCGGCTTCGTCCAGGAGGTCGGCGGGGCGCGCTGCACCACCGAGCGGCCCACCCTGGAGCTGGGGCGCGCCGCCGCGTGCCATCTGAGCGCCGAGCAGAAGCAGACCCTCTTCACCGAGCAGATCAAGCCCCGGCTGGGCTAG
- a CDS encoding ABC transporter ATP-binding protein, with protein MTDNVTLPAPRGAAPAPGEPLLTAEGLTKHFPIYGGFPFKRKVGAVQAVDGVDLTVHAGESFGLVGESGCGKSTTGRLLTRLMEPTSGKITYAGRDITHAGRKELAPVRSEIQMIFQDPYASLNPRQTVGTIIGGPMEINGINPPGGREKRIRELLETVGLNPEHYNRFPHEFSGGQRQRIGVARALALEPKLIVADEPVSALDVSIQAQVVNLLQKLQRELGIAFLFIAHDLAIVRHFSERVAVMYLGKIVEVGPRDDIYNRPRHPYTHALLSAVPEAKLVESEEEDRERIRLAGDVPSPVNPPSGCRFRTRCWKAQDKCATEEPPLVQIGGNAGGHLTACHFPEEPTTAARDEDIILDPALAAMEDAEPADGAGKTD; from the coding sequence ATGACAGACAACGTCACCCTCCCGGCGCCCCGCGGCGCCGCGCCCGCCCCGGGCGAGCCGCTGCTCACCGCCGAGGGACTCACCAAGCACTTCCCGATCTACGGCGGCTTCCCGTTCAAGCGGAAGGTCGGCGCGGTCCAGGCGGTCGACGGTGTCGACCTGACCGTGCACGCCGGCGAGAGCTTCGGCCTGGTCGGCGAGTCGGGCTGCGGCAAGTCCACCACCGGGCGGCTGCTCACCCGGCTGATGGAGCCGACCTCCGGCAAGATCACGTACGCGGGTCGGGACATCACGCACGCCGGCCGCAAGGAACTGGCGCCGGTCCGCTCCGAGATCCAGATGATCTTCCAGGACCCGTACGCGTCGCTGAACCCGCGGCAGACGGTCGGCACCATCATCGGCGGCCCGATGGAGATCAACGGGATCAACCCGCCCGGTGGCCGGGAGAAGCGGATCCGTGAGCTCCTGGAGACCGTGGGTCTCAACCCGGAGCACTACAACCGCTTCCCGCACGAGTTCTCCGGCGGCCAGCGGCAGCGCATCGGCGTGGCCCGCGCGCTCGCCCTGGAGCCGAAGCTGATCGTCGCCGACGAGCCGGTCTCCGCGCTCGACGTCTCCATCCAGGCGCAGGTCGTCAACCTGCTCCAGAAGCTCCAGCGCGAGCTGGGCATCGCGTTCCTGTTCATCGCCCACGACCTGGCGATCGTGCGGCACTTCAGCGAGCGGGTCGCGGTGATGTACCTCGGCAAGATCGTCGAGGTCGGCCCCCGCGACGACATCTACAACCGGCCGCGCCACCCGTACACCCACGCGCTGCTCTCGGCGGTGCCCGAGGCCAAGCTGGTGGAGAGCGAGGAGGAGGACCGCGAGCGCATCCGCCTCGCCGGTGACGTGCCCTCCCCCGTCAACCCGCCCTCCGGCTGCCGGTTCCGTACGCGGTGCTGGAAGGCGCAGGACAAGTGCGCGACCGAGGAGCCGCCGCTGGTCCAGATCGGCGGCAACGCCGGCGGCCACCTGACGGCCTGCCACTTCCCCGAGGAGCCCACGACCGCGGCCCGCGACGAGGACATCATCCTCGACCCGGCGCTGGCCGCGATGGAGGACGCCGAGCCGGCCGACGGGGCCGGTAAGACCGACTAG
- a CDS encoding ABC transporter ATP-binding protein, giving the protein MGHGEGAAPAAGEPLLEIRDLVKHFPLTRGVLFHKQIGAVRAVDGVSFALHQGETLGVVGESGCGKSTVAKLLVGLERPTSGQIRYRGEDISTLSGRALRAVRRNIQMVFQDPYTSLNPRMTVGDIIGEPYEIHPEVAPKGDRRRKVRELLDVVGLNPEYINRYPHQFSGGQRQRIGIARGLALRPEIIVADEPVSALDVSVQAQVVNLLEQLQDEFDLSYVFIAHDLSVVRHISDRVAVMYLGRLAEIGTDEQIYEHPTHPYTQALLSAVPVPDPDARTQRDRILLAGDVPSPAAPPSGCRFRTRCWKARQLCADVVPPLEVPAEFRETSGPAAHASACHFAEERQVVPSE; this is encoded by the coding sequence ATGGGGCACGGTGAGGGCGCCGCCCCCGCGGCCGGGGAACCGCTGCTGGAGATCCGCGACCTGGTCAAACACTTCCCGCTCACCCGGGGTGTGCTCTTCCACAAGCAGATCGGCGCGGTACGGGCCGTCGACGGTGTCTCCTTCGCCCTCCACCAGGGCGAGACGCTGGGCGTCGTCGGCGAATCGGGCTGCGGCAAGTCCACGGTCGCCAAGCTGCTGGTCGGCCTCGAACGCCCGACGTCCGGTCAGATCCGGTACCGCGGCGAGGACATCAGCACCCTCTCCGGGCGGGCGCTGCGGGCCGTACGGCGCAACATCCAGATGGTGTTCCAGGACCCCTACACCTCCCTGAACCCCCGGATGACCGTCGGCGACATCATCGGTGAGCCGTACGAGATCCACCCCGAGGTGGCCCCCAAGGGGGACCGCCGCAGGAAGGTCCGGGAACTCCTGGACGTGGTCGGGCTCAACCCCGAGTACATCAACCGCTATCCGCACCAGTTCTCCGGCGGACAGCGCCAGCGCATCGGTATCGCCCGCGGCCTCGCGCTGCGCCCGGAGATCATCGTCGCCGACGAACCGGTCTCCGCGCTCGACGTCTCCGTCCAGGCCCAAGTGGTCAACCTGCTGGAGCAGTTGCAGGACGAGTTCGACCTGTCGTACGTCTTCATCGCCCACGACCTGTCCGTCGTACGGCACATCTCCGACCGGGTCGCGGTGATGTACCTGGGCCGGCTCGCCGAGATCGGCACCGACGAGCAGATCTACGAGCACCCCACCCACCCGTACACCCAGGCCCTGCTGTCCGCCGTGCCCGTCCCCGATCCGGACGCCCGTACCCAGCGCGACCGCATCCTGCTGGCCGGCGACGTCCCCTCGCCCGCCGCCCCGCCCTCCGGCTGCCGCTTCCGCACCCGCTGCTGGAAGGCCCGGCAGCTGTGCGCGGACGTCGTGCCGCCGCTGGAGGTGCCCGCGGAGTTCCGGGAGACGTCGGGACCGGCCGCACACGCCTCGGCCTGCCACTTCGCCGAGGAGCGGCAGGTGGTGCCCAGCGAGTAG
- a CDS encoding ABC transporter ATP-binding protein: protein MTNEDADARSAGAGTALAEAALLDVRDLRVEFRTRDGVAKAVNGVSYRVAPGQTLAVLGESGSGKSVTAQAVMGILDSPPGFVTGGEIIFQGRDLLTLSREERRRVRGAKMAMIFQDALSSLNPVLTVGAQLGEMFEVHEGMSRKKARGRAVELMERVGIPAARQRVGDYPHQFSGGMRQRIMIAMALSLGPDLIIADEPTTALDVTVQAQVMDLLAELQRELTMGLILITHDLGVVADVADTIAVMYAGRIVETAPVHQLYRAPAHPYTRGLLDSIPRLDQKGQRLYAIKGLPPNLTAIPPGCPFHPRCPLAQDVCRTDPPPLYEAGPGRASACHFWKETLDGAR, encoded by the coding sequence ATGACGAACGAGGACGCGGACGCACGGTCCGCGGGCGCTGGCACGGCGCTCGCGGAGGCGGCCCTGCTCGACGTGCGCGATCTGCGGGTCGAGTTCCGTACCCGCGACGGCGTGGCGAAGGCCGTCAACGGCGTCAGCTACCGCGTGGCGCCGGGACAGACGCTGGCGGTGCTCGGGGAGTCCGGCTCCGGCAAGTCGGTCACCGCACAGGCCGTGATGGGCATCCTCGACTCGCCGCCGGGGTTCGTCACCGGCGGCGAGATCATCTTCCAGGGGCGCGATCTGCTCACCCTCAGCCGGGAGGAGCGGCGCAGGGTCCGCGGCGCCAAGATGGCGATGATCTTCCAGGACGCCCTGTCCTCGCTGAACCCGGTCCTCACCGTCGGCGCGCAGCTCGGGGAGATGTTCGAGGTCCATGAGGGGATGTCCCGCAAGAAGGCCCGCGGCAGGGCCGTGGAGCTGATGGAGCGGGTCGGCATCCCCGCGGCCCGCCAGCGGGTGGGCGACTATCCGCACCAGTTCTCCGGCGGGATGCGCCAGCGCATCATGATCGCGATGGCGCTGTCCCTCGGCCCCGACCTGATCATCGCGGACGAGCCGACCACGGCCCTGGACGTCACCGTCCAGGCGCAGGTGATGGACCTCCTGGCGGAGCTGCAGCGCGAGCTCACCATGGGGCTGATCCTGATCACCCATGACCTCGGGGTGGTCGCGGACGTCGCCGACACCATCGCGGTGATGTACGCGGGCCGGATCGTCGAGACCGCCCCCGTCCACCAGCTCTACCGGGCGCCCGCGCACCCGTACACCCGCGGCCTGCTGGACTCCATCCCGCGGCTGGACCAGAAGGGGCAGCGGCTGTACGCCATCAAGGGCCTGCCGCCCAACCTGACCGCCATTCCGCCGGGCTGCCCCTTCCACCCGCGCTGTCCGCTGGCCCAGGACGTCTGCCGCACTGACCCGCCGCCGCTCTACGAGGCCGGGCCCGGCCGGGCCAGCGCCTGCCACTTCTGGAAGGAGACGCTCGATGGGGCACGGTGA
- a CDS encoding ABC transporter permease — translation MPDPHVPKEAIGHGDGGSAALAIGEAESLERRPGAAGPPGPEPLGKPRSLWSDAWHDLYRNPVFVVSALVIVFLVIIAIWPQLIATGNPYRADLAKAQQGSQPGHPFGFDTQGRDVYTRVVYGARASITVGVCATTGAALLGSLLGGLAGFFGGWGDTLLSRLADIFFGIPVILGGLVFLSVVTSTTVWPVVGFIVLLGWPQISRIARGSVVTAKQNDYVQAARALGAGNGRMLLRHIAPNAVAPVIVVATIALGTYIALEATLSYLGAGLKPPTVSWGIDISTASPYIRSAPHMLLWPAGALSITVLAFIMLGDAVRDALDPKLR, via the coding sequence ATGCCTGATCCCCATGTCCCCAAGGAAGCCATCGGCCACGGCGACGGCGGCTCCGCCGCGCTGGCCATCGGCGAGGCGGAGTCGCTGGAGCGGCGGCCCGGTGCGGCGGGGCCGCCCGGCCCCGAGCCCCTCGGCAAGCCCCGCAGCCTGTGGAGCGACGCCTGGCACGATCTGTACCGCAACCCCGTCTTCGTGGTGTCCGCGCTGGTCATCGTCTTCCTGGTGATCATCGCGATCTGGCCGCAGCTGATCGCCACCGGCAACCCGTACCGCGCGGACCTCGCCAAGGCGCAGCAGGGCTCCCAGCCCGGCCATCCCTTCGGCTTCGACACCCAGGGCCGGGACGTCTACACCCGGGTGGTCTACGGGGCCCGCGCCTCCATCACCGTCGGCGTCTGCGCCACGACCGGCGCGGCGCTGCTCGGCAGCCTGCTGGGCGGGCTGGCCGGCTTCTTCGGCGGCTGGGGCGACACCCTGCTCTCCCGGCTCGCCGACATCTTCTTCGGCATCCCGGTGATCCTCGGCGGCCTGGTCTTCCTCTCCGTCGTCACCAGCACCACGGTCTGGCCGGTGGTCGGCTTCATCGTGCTGCTCGGCTGGCCGCAGATCTCCCGTATCGCCCGCGGCTCCGTCGTCACCGCCAAGCAGAACGACTACGTCCAGGCCGCCCGGGCCCTGGGGGCCGGCAACGGGCGGATGCTGCTGCGGCACATCGCACCGAACGCCGTCGCACCGGTCATCGTCGTCGCCACCATCGCGCTCGGTACGTACATCGCGCTGGAGGCGACGCTCTCCTACCTCGGTGCGGGCCTGAAACCGCCCACCGTCTCCTGGGGCATCGACATCTCCACGGCCTCCCCGTACATCCGCAGCGCGCCGCACATGCTGCTGTGGCCCGCGGGTGCGCTGAGCATCACGGTGCTGGCGTTCATCATGCTCGGCGACGCGGTGCGCGACGCCCTCGACCCCAAGCTGCGCTGA
- a CDS encoding ABC transporter permease: protein MGRYALRRLLQMIPVFIGSTFLIFFMVYALGDPVAAMFGDRAPDPATAAQIRRDLYLDEPLWKQYLHYMGQIFQGNFGTAFNGQSVTELMASAFPVTLRLTIVAIVIEMVVGIVLGVFSGLRRGRDIDTTVLVITLVVVSIPTFVSGYLLQFLFGVQWGWAAPSVAPEAPLNELLLPGLVLALVSLAYVTRLTRTSIAENARADYVRTALAKGLPRRRVITRHLLRNSLIPVVTFIGTDIGALMGGAIVTERIFNIHGVGFQLYQGILRQNSPTVVGFVTILVLVFLLANLLVDLLYAVLDPRIRYA from the coding sequence ATGGGACGGTATGCGCTCCGGCGGCTGCTCCAGATGATCCCGGTGTTCATCGGCAGCACCTTCCTGATCTTCTTCATGGTCTACGCGCTGGGCGATCCCGTGGCCGCGATGTTCGGCGACCGGGCCCCCGACCCCGCGACCGCCGCCCAGATCCGCCGCGATCTCTACCTCGACGAGCCCCTGTGGAAGCAGTACCTGCACTACATGGGCCAGATCTTCCAGGGGAACTTCGGCACCGCGTTCAACGGCCAGTCGGTCACCGAGCTGATGGCCTCCGCCTTTCCCGTCACGCTGCGCCTGACGATCGTCGCCATCGTCATCGAGATGGTGGTGGGCATCGTGCTGGGAGTGTTCAGCGGGCTGCGCCGGGGCCGGGACATCGACACCACGGTCCTGGTGATCACGCTCGTCGTGGTGTCCATCCCGACGTTCGTCAGCGGCTATCTGCTGCAGTTCCTGTTCGGGGTGCAGTGGGGCTGGGCCGCGCCCTCCGTCGCCCCGGAGGCGCCGCTGAACGAACTGCTGCTGCCGGGGCTGGTGCTGGCGCTGGTCTCGCTCGCCTATGTCACCCGGCTGACCCGGACCTCGATCGCGGAGAACGCGCGGGCCGACTACGTCCGTACGGCGCTGGCCAAGGGCCTGCCCCGGCGCCGGGTCATCACCCGCCATCTGCTGCGCAATTCGCTGATCCCGGTGGTCACGTTCATCGGCACGGACATCGGCGCCCTGATGGGCGGCGCGATCGTCACCGAGCGCATCTTCAACATCCACGGCGTCGGCTTCCAGCTCTACCAGGGGATCCTGCGGCAGAATTCGCCGACCGTCGTGGGCTTCGTGACGATCCTGGTGCTGGTCTTCCTGCTGGCGAACCTCCTCGTCGACCTGTTGTACGCCGTCCTCGACCCGAGGATCCGCTATGCCTGA
- a CDS encoding peptide ABC transporter substrate-binding protein, whose product MRRATRAKWGGCAVVVALVATACGGGAGASRSAVVSSSWGDPQNPLEPANTNEVQGGKVLEMLFRGLKRYNPKTGAAEDVIADRIETSDSRNFTVTLKKGWTFSNGEKVTARSFVDAWNYGALLSNKQKNAAFFQYIDGFAQVHPDSGGPRAKIMSGLVVKDDRTFTVKLNQKFSSWPDTLGYAAFMPLPRAFFRDHDAWIRKPVGNGPYLVDSYEKGSVLRMRKWGKYPGDDPARNGGIDLRVYTDNNTAYTDLQAGNLDLVDDVPAAQLKHVKSDLGGRYINQPAGIIQTLTFPMYDKRWNHAGSEKVRRGLSMAIDRDQITREIFQRTRTPATDWTSPVLGAAGGYKAGLCGDACVFAPARAKQLIKEGGGIPGGQMTLAYNADTGSHKDWIDAVCNSINKSLGDDNACVGSPVGTFADFRNKITAKRMTGPFRAGWQMDYPLIQNFLQPLYYTDASSNDGKFSNHAFDKLVNEANAATDTGRAVTTFQNSEKILVQQMPAIPLWYQNGSAGYSERIGNVSLNPFSVPVYNEIKVN is encoded by the coding sequence ATGCGGAGAGCCACGCGCGCGAAGTGGGGCGGCTGCGCCGTCGTCGTCGCCCTCGTGGCCACGGCCTGCGGGGGCGGCGCCGGCGCGAGCCGCTCCGCGGTGGTCAGCTCGTCCTGGGGCGATCCGCAGAATCCGCTGGAGCCGGCGAACACCAATGAGGTCCAGGGCGGCAAGGTCCTGGAGATGCTGTTCCGGGGGCTCAAGCGCTACAACCCGAAGACCGGCGCGGCCGAGGACGTGATCGCGGACCGTATCGAGACGAGCGATTCGCGGAATTTCACGGTGACCCTGAAAAAGGGATGGACCTTCAGCAACGGTGAAAAGGTCACGGCCCGGTCCTTCGTGGACGCCTGGAATTACGGTGCGCTGCTGAGCAACAAGCAGAAGAACGCGGCATTCTTCCAGTACATCGACGGCTTTGCGCAGGTGCATCCGGACAGCGGCGGTCCGCGGGCCAAAATCATGTCGGGGCTGGTGGTGAAGGACGACCGCACCTTCACCGTCAAGCTCAACCAGAAGTTCTCCAGCTGGCCGGACACCCTGGGCTACGCGGCTTTCATGCCCCTCCCGCGGGCGTTCTTCCGCGATCACGACGCCTGGATCCGCAAGCCCGTCGGGAACGGCCCGTACCTCGTGGACTCGTACGAAAAGGGGTCCGTGCTGCGGATGCGGAAATGGGGGAAGTATCCGGGCGACGATCCCGCGCGGAACGGCGGAATCGACCTGCGGGTCTATACGGACAACAACACCGCCTATACCGATCTGCAGGCGGGCAACCTCGATCTGGTCGACGATGTGCCGGCCGCGCAGCTCAAGCATGTGAAGTCGGACCTCGGCGGCCGCTACATCAATCAGCCGGCCGGGATCATCCAGACCCTGACGTTCCCCATGTACGACAAGAGATGGAACCACGCGGGCTCGGAGAAGGTGCGGCGCGGGCTGTCGATGGCGATCGACCGGGACCAGATCACCCGGGAGATCTTCCAGCGGACCCGCACCCCCGCCACCGACTGGACCTCACCGGTGCTGGGGGCGGCCGGCGGGTACAAGGCGGGGCTGTGCGGTGACGCCTGTGTGTTCGCCCCGGCCAGGGCGAAGCAGCTGATCAAGGAGGGCGGCGGCATCCCGGGCGGGCAGATGACGCTCGCGTACAACGCCGATACGGGCTCCCACAAGGACTGGATCGACGCGGTCTGCAACAGCATCAACAAGTCGCTGGGGGACGACAACGCCTGCGTGGGATCCCCGGTCGGGACGTTCGCCGACTTCCGCAACAAGATCACGGCCAAGCGGATGACCGGGCCGTTCCGGGCGGGCTGGCAGATGGACTACCCGCTGATCCAGAACTTTCTGCAGCCGCTGTACTACACCGACGCCTCGTCCAATGACGGCAAGTTCAGCAACCACGCCTTCGACAAGCTGGTGAACGAGGCGAATGCGGCGACGGACACCGGCCGGGCCGTCACGACGTTCCAGAACTCGGAGAAGATCCTCGTCCAGCAGATGCCGGCCATTCCGCTCTGGTACCAGAACGGCAGCGCCGGCTATTCGGAACGGATCGGCAATGTGTCACTGAATCCGTTCAGTGTGCCCGTCTACAACGAGATCAAGGTCAACTGA
- a CDS encoding antibiotic biosynthesis monooxygenase family protein, translating to MTATTTIETGRAIATLINVFTVLPERQAELVAVLSRATEETMKDRPGFLSANIHASADGERVVNYAQWESEEHFLAMLADPSAQEHMTEAAALAEGFDPRLYAVESVHHI from the coding sequence ATGACAGCTACGACGACGATCGAGACCGGGCGTGCGATCGCGACGCTCATCAATGTGTTCACCGTGCTGCCGGAGCGGCAGGCGGAGCTGGTGGCGGTGCTCAGCCGGGCCACCGAGGAGACGATGAAGGACCGGCCGGGGTTCCTCTCGGCGAACATCCACGCCAGCGCGGACGGCGAACGGGTCGTCAATTATGCGCAGTGGGAGAGCGAGGAGCACTTCCTGGCGATGCTGGCCGATCCGTCCGCGCAGGAGCACATGACCGAGGCCGCCGCGCTGGCGGAGGGGTTCGATCCGCGGCTGTACGCGGTGGAGTCCGTGCACCACATATAG
- the typA gene encoding translational GTPase TypA has product MPTRHDIRNVAIVAHVDHGKTTLVDAMLKQAGAFAEHAAEKLDDRMMDSNDLEREKGITILAKNTAVKYHPKDGGDPITINIIDTPGHADFGGEVERGLSMVDAVVLLVDASEGPLPQTRFVLRKALSARMPVILCINKTDRPDSRIDEVVNETYDLFLDLDADEDQIEFPIVYACARDGVASLTKPEDGTVPADSENLQPFFTTLLEHAPAPEYDADAPLQAHVTNLDADNFLGRIALLRVEQGELKKGQTVAWIKRDGTMSNVRITELMMTEALTRKPAEKAGPGDICAVAGIPDIMIGETLADPENPIALPLITVDEPAISMTIGTNTSPLVGKGGKGHKVTARQVKDRLDRELIGNVSLRVLDTERPDAWEVQGRGELALAILVETMRREGFELTVGKPEVVTKVIDGKTHEPIERLTIDSPEEHLGAITQLMATRKGRMETMTNHGSGWIRMEWIVPSRGLIGFRTEFLTQTRGTGIAHSLFEGHEPWFGELRTRHNGSLVADRSGSVTPFAMINLQERGVIFTEPGTEVYEGMIIGENSRSDDMDVNITKEKKLTNMRAASADTTENVVPPRKLSLEQSLEFCRDDECIEVTPETVRIRKVVLDQKERGRTASRAKR; this is encoded by the coding sequence ATGCCCACGCGCCACGACATTCGTAACGTAGCCATCGTCGCCCACGTCGACCATGGGAAGACGACCCTCGTCGACGCCATGCTCAAGCAGGCCGGTGCGTTCGCCGAACACGCCGCCGAGAAGCTCGACGACCGGATGATGGACTCCAACGACCTGGAGCGTGAGAAGGGCATCACGATCCTCGCCAAGAACACGGCGGTGAAGTATCACCCCAAGGACGGCGGGGACCCGATCACGATCAACATCATCGACACCCCCGGCCACGCCGACTTCGGTGGCGAGGTCGAGCGCGGTCTGTCGATGGTCGACGCGGTCGTCCTGCTGGTCGACGCCTCCGAGGGCCCGCTCCCGCAGACCCGCTTCGTGCTCCGCAAGGCCCTCTCGGCCCGGATGCCGGTCATCCTGTGCATCAACAAGACCGACCGCCCCGACTCCCGGATCGACGAGGTCGTCAACGAGACCTACGACCTCTTCCTGGACCTGGACGCGGACGAGGACCAGATCGAGTTCCCGATCGTCTACGCCTGCGCCCGTGACGGCGTCGCCTCGCTGACCAAGCCGGAGGACGGCACCGTCCCGGCCGACAGCGAGAACCTCCAGCCGTTCTTCACCACGCTGCTGGAGCACGCCCCGGCGCCGGAGTACGACGCCGACGCCCCGCTCCAGGCCCACGTCACCAACCTCGACGCGGACAACTTCCTCGGCCGTATCGCGCTGCTCCGTGTCGAGCAGGGCGAGCTGAAGAAGGGCCAGACCGTCGCGTGGATCAAGCGTGACGGCACCATGTCCAACGTCCGCATCACCGAGCTGATGATGACCGAGGCGCTCACCCGCAAGCCCGCCGAGAAGGCGGGCCCCGGTGACATCTGCGCCGTCGCCGGTATCCCGGACATCATGATCGGCGAGACGCTGGCCGACCCGGAGAACCCGATCGCGCTGCCGCTGATCACGGTCGACGAGCCGGCCATCTCGATGACCATCGGTACGAACACCTCGCCGCTGGTCGGCAAGGGCGGCAAGGGCCACAAGGTCACCGCCCGCCAGGTCAAGGACCGCCTCGACCGCGAGCTGATCGGTAACGTCTCGCTGCGCGTGCTGGACACCGAGCGTCCCGACGCCTGGGAGGTCCAGGGCCGTGGCGAGCTGGCGCTGGCGATCCTCGTCGAGACCATGCGCCGGGAGGGCTTCGAGCTCACCGTCGGCAAGCCCGAGGTCGTCACCAAGGTGATCGACGGCAAGACGCACGAGCCGATCGAGCGTCTGACGATCGACTCCCCCGAGGAGCACCTCGGCGCGATCACGCAGCTGATGGCGACCCGCAAGGGCCGTATGGAGACCATGACCAACCACGGTTCCGGCTGGATCCGTATGGAGTGGATCGTGCCGTCGCGCGGCCTGATCGGCTTCCGTACGGAGTTCCTGACCCAGACCCGCGGCACCGGCATCGCGCACTCCCTCTTCGAGGGCCACGAGCCGTGGTTCGGCGAGCTGCGCACCCGCCACAACGGTTCGCTGGTCGCCGACCGTTCCGGTTCGGTCACGCCGTTCGCGATGATCAACCTCCAGGAGCGCGGCGTGATCTTCACGGAGCCGGGCACCGAGGTGTACGAGGGCATGATCATCGGTGAGAACTCGCGCTCCGACGACATGGACGTGAACATCACCAAGGAGAAGAAGCTCACCAACATGCGTGCGGCTTCGGCGGACACCACCGAGAACGTCGTCCCGCCGCGCAAGCTCTCCCTGGAGCAGTCGCTGGAGTTCTGCCGCGACGACGAGTGCATCGAGGTGACCCCGGAGACGGTCCGTATCCGCAAGGTCGTCCTGGACCAGAAGGAGCGCGGCCGCACCGCGTCGCGCGCCAAGCGGTAA